In Alteromonas mediterranea DE, a single genomic region encodes these proteins:
- a CDS encoding energy-coupling factor ABC transporter permease, translating into MSTLQVIALLMYGAFLLGAVKSIDFTHFAKNKQQQHLIFGTAASLFVLWLFKAGIFEGLDVHFLGLSVLTLMLGFRYAIIAAFIALVGATATGYGTWQNLGVNGLLGTVLPISVTYLFYMLSFHRIPRQLFVYIFICAFFPAAFSIALKTLSLGAFYYMDGIYAWDIIFDNYILLIPLLVFPEALLNGMAITLLVIYQPTWVYTFHDKFYLDN; encoded by the coding sequence GTGAGTACACTACAAGTCATAGCTTTACTGATGTATGGTGCCTTTTTATTAGGTGCTGTAAAGAGTATCGACTTTACTCACTTTGCCAAAAATAAGCAGCAACAACATCTTATTTTCGGCACCGCGGCTTCGCTGTTCGTACTTTGGTTATTCAAAGCCGGTATATTTGAAGGCCTAGACGTACATTTCCTCGGTTTATCTGTGCTTACGCTCATGCTCGGCTTTAGATACGCAATTATCGCCGCTTTTATCGCCCTTGTTGGCGCCACAGCTACCGGCTATGGAACATGGCAAAACCTGGGTGTGAACGGTTTATTAGGTACGGTGCTCCCCATCAGCGTTACTTACCTATTTTATATGCTGTCGTTTCACCGTATCCCTCGCCAGTTATTTGTTTACATCTTCATCTGCGCGTTTTTCCCCGCCGCCTTTTCGATAGCGCTAAAAACCTTATCACTCGGCGCCTTTTATTACATGGACGGCATTTATGCATGGGACATTATCTTCGATAACTATATACTGCTCATTCCGCTACTTGTATTCCCAGAAGCATTACTAAACGGTATGGCGATAACGTTACTTGTTATTTACCAACCCACGTGGGTGTACACGTTTCACGATAAATTTTATCTCGATAACTAA
- the xthA gene encoding exodeoxyribonuclease III: MKVISFNINGIRARLHQLQAVIDAHQPDIIGLQEIKVHNEQFPVEAVEAMGYHVYFHGQKSHYGVAFLAKKEPLSVTMGFPTDEEDAQRRMIILKTTDDAGQPVTILNGYFPQGENEKHETKYPAKRKFYKDLMTYLDENHTPEDNVIVMGDVNISHTDLDIGIGEENRKRWLRTGKCSFLPEEREWLNTLFSWGFEDSFRTLNPETNERFSWFDYRSKGFNDNRGLRIDLILATKSLHSTLVDAGIDYELRGIEKPSDHAPIWAEYKS; this comes from the coding sequence ATGAAAGTTATCTCCTTTAATATAAATGGTATTCGCGCTCGCTTACACCAGCTACAAGCCGTTATCGATGCCCACCAGCCTGACATAATCGGGCTTCAGGAAATTAAGGTTCACAATGAGCAGTTTCCTGTTGAAGCAGTAGAAGCAATGGGCTACCACGTTTACTTCCACGGTCAAAAAAGCCATTACGGTGTCGCCTTCTTAGCTAAAAAAGAGCCTTTATCAGTAACTATGGGCTTTCCCACGGATGAAGAAGACGCGCAACGTAGAATGATCATATTAAAAACTACCGATGACGCTGGCCAGCCTGTCACTATCCTGAACGGTTATTTCCCGCAGGGTGAAAACGAAAAGCATGAAACCAAGTACCCAGCCAAACGTAAGTTTTATAAAGATTTAATGACCTATCTGGATGAAAACCACACGCCAGAAGACAATGTAATTGTGATGGGTGATGTAAACATTTCTCACACAGACCTCGATATTGGCATTGGTGAAGAAAACCGCAAGCGTTGGCTACGAACAGGCAAGTGCAGCTTCTTGCCAGAAGAGCGCGAGTGGCTCAACACCCTCTTCAGCTGGGGTTTCGAAGATAGCTTCCGTACGTTAAACCCTGAAACAAACGAAAGGTTTTCGTGGTTTGATTATCGCTCTAAGGGGTTTAATGACAACCGAGGTCTTCGTATTGATTTGATCTTGGCAACAAAGTCTCTTCATAGCACGCTTGTTGATGCTGGCATTGACTACGAGCTTCGCGGTATTGAGAAGCCCTCTGACCACGCCCCAATCTGGGCTGAGTACAAAAGTTAA
- a CDS encoding DUF2750 domain-containing protein, translated as MFPETVADKLTDAVIEQAMRLSAEERQELVVSYIVKANEIWLVQGNEGFVMFENGDSVQLPVFPHKDLAQKFVDINEIVGQCANVALDEFTQTWLPGLEKNGVELVMFPTTSDVENLVMTAEDLAAALNGN; from the coding sequence GTGTTTCCAGAAACAGTTGCAGATAAACTAACTGATGCAGTGATTGAACAGGCAATGAGGCTAAGTGCCGAAGAACGCCAAGAACTTGTTGTGAGCTATATCGTAAAAGCTAATGAGATTTGGCTGGTGCAGGGCAACGAAGGGTTTGTTATGTTTGAAAACGGTGATAGCGTCCAGCTGCCGGTATTTCCACATAAAGATTTGGCGCAGAAGTTCGTAGATATCAACGAAATTGTTGGTCAATGTGCAAACGTAGCATTAGACGAATTTACTCAAACGTGGCTACCAGGCCTTGAGAAAAACGGTGTTGAACTTGTTATGTTCCCAACAACAAGCGACGTTGAGAACCTGGTTATGACCGCCGAAGATCTTGCCGCTGCGTTAAACGGCAACTAA
- a CDS encoding SufE family protein codes for MSSEDNLLPLGESLANAKGWDDFTRTLMLAGKALTPLPQPERNDNTAVEGCESPVWLAFSHDEGCLMAFSPSKVIRGVLAVLLEKANSLTKQQRAAFDFENYLSQCQLERHLSQSRGNGIKSVIAKLKDI; via the coding sequence ATGTCATCCGAAGATAATTTACTTCCTCTTGGCGAATCGCTGGCTAATGCGAAAGGGTGGGATGACTTTACTCGCACACTCATGTTAGCGGGAAAGGCGCTAACTCCGCTACCACAGCCAGAGCGCAATGATAATACTGCGGTGGAAGGGTGTGAAAGCCCAGTATGGTTAGCTTTTTCTCACGATGAAGGCTGTCTTATGGCGTTTTCACCAAGTAAGGTAATACGCGGTGTACTCGCCGTTTTACTTGAAAAAGCAAATTCACTTACCAAGCAGCAGCGAGCGGCCTTTGATTTTGAAAATTATTTATCGCAATGCCAACTTGAGCGCCACTTAAGCCAATCGCGAGGAAACGGGATCAAGTCGGTTATAGCGAAGCTTAAGGATATCTAA
- a CDS encoding glycosyltransferase: MLNVAVIGYVWPEPNSSAAGQNMLSLIMRCLDANFNVTFLTAATDSEHKADLEALGVQAHSVALNCSSFNTLIARLNPDVVIFDRYMTEEQFSWRVKESCPEALRILNTEDLHSLRQARHDAVKKTGDAKQAQLSSELAQREIASILRSDLTLVISKQEMALLTEHYGVPAAQLHYHPLVVGNTTTIQVPFEQRANFVHIGNFRHAPNWDAALQLKQSLWPAIKKALPQAELHIYGAYPPKKATQLHNDKQGFLVKGWAADVESVMVNAKALIAPLRFGAGVKGKLLDAMRCFTPSITTWVGAEGIVRRKVAKDDPSNDAPYSWPGAICSTDIAKPEVVNNYVEHAVALYTNKEVWENASHQAECLLNEFKAHQPQFELTTKILNLTQSLESHRATLFMQSLLWHQTLTASKYMSQWIEAKNK; encoded by the coding sequence ATGTTAAATGTTGCTGTAATTGGTTATGTATGGCCTGAGCCTAATTCTTCGGCCGCTGGCCAAAATATGCTATCGCTTATAATGCGCTGTTTAGACGCTAATTTTAACGTAACGTTTTTAACCGCAGCGACAGATAGCGAGCACAAAGCAGACCTTGAAGCACTGGGCGTGCAAGCCCATTCTGTGGCACTGAACTGCAGTTCATTCAATACGCTGATAGCGCGGTTAAATCCAGACGTGGTTATATTTGATCGCTACATGACAGAAGAGCAGTTTTCGTGGCGGGTGAAAGAAAGTTGCCCCGAAGCGCTACGCATTTTAAATACAGAAGACTTACATAGCTTACGCCAAGCAAGGCACGATGCCGTAAAGAAAACAGGCGATGCTAAACAGGCACAATTAAGCAGTGAGTTAGCACAAAGAGAAATCGCTTCTATATTACGTAGCGATCTCACTCTAGTAATTTCCAAACAAGAGATGGCGCTGCTCACTGAACACTACGGCGTGCCAGCAGCGCAGCTTCATTATCACCCCCTTGTTGTTGGCAATACAACGACGATACAGGTTCCTTTTGAGCAGCGCGCCAATTTCGTTCACATCGGTAACTTTCGCCATGCGCCTAATTGGGATGCAGCACTTCAGCTTAAGCAAAGCCTGTGGCCTGCAATTAAAAAAGCACTTCCCCAAGCAGAACTGCACATTTACGGCGCTTATCCACCTAAAAAAGCCACACAACTTCACAACGACAAGCAAGGCTTTTTAGTGAAGGGTTGGGCCGCAGACGTTGAATCAGTGATGGTAAACGCCAAGGCACTAATTGCGCCTTTACGGTTTGGGGCTGGCGTGAAAGGAAAGCTTTTAGATGCAATGCGATGTTTTACACCAAGTATTACAACATGGGTAGGCGCGGAAGGCATCGTACGTAGAAAGGTAGCGAAAGACGACCCGAGTAATGACGCACCGTATTCATGGCCCGGGGCTATTTGTAGCACTGATATCGCTAAACCTGAGGTGGTTAACAACTATGTAGAGCACGCTGTAGCGCTCTATACCAATAAAGAGGTGTGGGAAAATGCGAGCCACCAAGCGGAATGCTTACTTAATGAGTTTAAAGCCCACCAACCTCAATTTGAGCTCACCACAAAGATACTAAATTTAACGCAAAGTTTAGAATCGCACAGAGCGACGTTATTTATGCAAAGCCTACTTTGGCACCAAACACTGACGGCGAGTAAGTACATGAGCCAGTGGATAGAGGCGAAAAACAAGTAA
- a CDS encoding HDOD domain-containing protein: MNLDELVSKAEDLFVLPDSVTRLKACMDDEASSIDDIGEIIAFDPSLATQLLRVANSALYRFPNKIDTVTRAIQVVGTRSTYDLALAYGVSQAFSDVDGQCIDLDKFWEQSVSCGLLAKYFADMRNIREPERLFVSGLLHNIGELVTVSVLPESATRCQAFNARVSPAELQFGVLGFTYAELSARLIEKWDIPSTIYAPIDSIHKGEEGATTIEDKILQLSYVLALDNVNPEIYPSYHNLKPEQHEALSLKREDLEDALDITNLQCISIISLFNPNAFMLY, translated from the coding sequence ATGAATTTAGATGAACTAGTTTCCAAAGCGGAAGACCTCTTCGTATTACCAGACTCGGTAACTCGACTTAAAGCTTGTATGGATGACGAAGCTTCAAGCATCGATGACATCGGTGAGATCATTGCTTTTGACCCTTCGTTGGCCACCCAGCTTCTGCGTGTGGCGAACTCTGCGTTGTATCGATTTCCTAACAAAATTGATACCGTCACTCGCGCAATTCAGGTGGTGGGCACCCGATCTACCTACGATTTAGCACTTGCCTATGGCGTTAGTCAGGCCTTTAGCGATGTTGACGGCCAGTGTATCGATTTAGATAAATTTTGGGAGCAAAGTGTCTCCTGCGGCCTTTTGGCAAAGTATTTTGCAGATATGCGCAATATTCGTGAACCTGAGCGCCTTTTTGTTTCCGGGTTGCTTCACAATATTGGCGAGCTTGTTACCGTGTCCGTATTACCAGAATCGGCTACGCGCTGTCAGGCGTTTAATGCCCGAGTGAGCCCAGCAGAGCTTCAGTTTGGCGTGTTGGGTTTTACTTATGCCGAGCTATCGGCCAGGCTCATTGAAAAGTGGGATATTCCCAGTACGATTTATGCGCCTATTGATAGTATTCACAAAGGGGAGGAAGGGGCCACGACTATTGAAGATAAAATTCTGCAGTTGTCGTACGTTTTAGCTCTCGATAATGTAAACCCTGAGATTTACCCAAGCTACCATAACCTCAAACCTGAGCAACACGAGGCGCTTTCGCTAAAGCGGGAAGATCTAGAAGATGCACTAGATATAACCAATCTACAGTGTATTTCGATTATATCGCTATTTAATCCTAATGCCTTTATGTTGTACTAA
- a CDS encoding acyl-CoA thioesterase, with protein sequence MTVDELLNIPQLSQTSENTWKVDGLIIPKTWGQGRTAFGGISAGMLYCAVKQQVTDNRVLRSFTTNFVGPLSLEAPFSIEVTLLRTGKNVSQFTAHAIQNGKSCVFSQACFGVARASGIRVENNEKHDMPLPNKAKFIPQIPKVTPKFLRYFDLAIDEGGIPFTRKKTSHYHGFMRFKKAPEAITDAHIITMIDAWPPTLLQMMKLPAPASTVSWNLEFIHPHKPVSPTDWFGYKAHTRQAADGYGHTEATIWDKDNEVIAISRQTVAIFD encoded by the coding sequence ATGACAGTAGACGAATTGCTCAATATCCCTCAGTTATCACAGACTTCGGAAAACACATGGAAGGTTGATGGCCTTATCATTCCCAAAACGTGGGGACAGGGCCGTACCGCATTTGGCGGCATTTCTGCCGGTATGCTCTACTGTGCAGTAAAGCAACAAGTTACTGACAATCGGGTATTGCGCTCATTCACCACTAACTTTGTGGGCCCTTTGTCACTTGAAGCTCCTTTTTCTATTGAAGTTACTTTGCTAAGAACGGGTAAAAACGTATCGCAATTTACGGCACACGCTATTCAAAACGGAAAAAGCTGCGTGTTCTCTCAAGCCTGCTTTGGCGTTGCCAGGGCGTCTGGAATTCGCGTCGAGAACAACGAAAAGCACGATATGCCTTTACCAAATAAGGCTAAATTCATACCGCAAATTCCTAAAGTAACGCCAAAATTTTTGCGTTACTTTGACTTAGCCATCGACGAAGGTGGCATTCCATTTACGCGCAAGAAAACCAGTCACTACCATGGATTTATGCGTTTTAAAAAGGCGCCTGAAGCCATTACCGATGCCCATATCATCACCATGATTGATGCATGGCCGCCAACCTTGCTGCAAATGATGAAGCTGCCTGCACCAGCAAGCACAGTTAGCTGGAATTTAGAGTTTATTCATCCGCATAAACCTGTAAGCCCCACCGATTGGTTTGGCTATAAAGCGCATACGCGACAAGCGGCCGATGGCTACGGACATACGGAAGCAACAATTTGGGATAAAGACAACGAGGTGATTGCGATAAGCAGGCAAACCGTCGCGATTTTCGATTAA
- a CDS encoding spinster family MFS transporter: MAHTHVEGIPANEAGTSRSYRNYVLFILTLVYAFNFIDRQIIGILSPFIKADLGLDDAQLGWLKGVYFALLYTVMGIPIAWLADRYSRVNIIAISLTLWSGFTAASGLAANYMQLAIARIGVGIGEAGGSPPSHSIISDLFPKEKRAGALAIYSLGIPFGVMLAFFASAFFLQGGSADWRTVMYSVGIPGVLLAILLKLTVKEPTRTVSAPSDDTTNKPSVKSSLKMLLKIPTWWGMALGISFGSFGNYAISTWVIDYYVRAFAGLDITQLLIVFGIINGTAYALGVWLGGYIADRWGKHNKKAYALLPAIALIIGVPAFYASLQVQDLWLSVGLMALLLFTSGSYLGPSFAMAQTLAPINVRAMSTALFFFVLNIIALGGGPTLTGIISQALVPSLGETEALRQALIYLVVPYGLSIAVFLWTSTKIVKDWEMAEARGL, translated from the coding sequence ATGGCCCATACTCACGTAGAAGGTATTCCTGCTAATGAAGCCGGAACATCAAGAAGTTACCGAAATTACGTTTTATTCATACTAACCCTGGTCTACGCCTTTAACTTTATAGACAGGCAAATCATTGGGATCCTTTCACCTTTCATTAAAGCTGATTTAGGTTTGGATGACGCCCAACTTGGGTGGTTAAAGGGGGTTTATTTCGCGCTATTGTACACGGTGATGGGAATTCCTATTGCTTGGCTCGCAGACCGCTACAGCCGGGTGAATATCATCGCCATCTCACTTACGTTGTGGAGCGGGTTTACCGCAGCTTCGGGGTTGGCGGCAAATTACATGCAGCTTGCCATTGCTCGAATAGGCGTTGGCATTGGCGAAGCAGGGGGCAGCCCACCGTCGCACAGTATTATCTCTGACCTTTTTCCGAAAGAAAAACGAGCGGGGGCACTCGCTATTTACTCTTTAGGTATCCCTTTTGGCGTTATGCTAGCGTTTTTTGCGTCTGCATTTTTCTTGCAAGGGGGCTCAGCAGACTGGCGTACCGTTATGTACAGTGTGGGTATTCCTGGCGTGCTCCTTGCGATACTGCTTAAGTTAACGGTAAAAGAGCCAACTCGAACCGTATCTGCGCCAAGTGACGATACAACGAACAAGCCAAGCGTAAAGTCATCGCTTAAAATGCTTTTAAAGATACCCACATGGTGGGGAATGGCGCTGGGTATTTCGTTTGGCTCTTTTGGAAACTATGCAATATCAACATGGGTCATCGATTATTACGTACGCGCATTTGCGGGACTAGACATCACCCAACTGCTGATTGTATTTGGAATTATTAACGGTACTGCATATGCGTTAGGTGTATGGCTGGGTGGCTATATCGCAGACCGATGGGGTAAGCACAATAAAAAGGCGTATGCGCTTTTGCCTGCTATTGCGCTGATTATCGGTGTGCCGGCTTTTTACGCTTCGCTTCAGGTCCAAGACTTATGGCTTTCTGTTGGGCTAATGGCGCTATTATTATTTACCAGCGGGTCGTATTTGGGGCCCAGCTTTGCTATGGCGCAAACCCTAGCGCCAATAAACGTACGGGCAATGTCAACGGCGCTATTTTTCTTCGTGTTAAATATTATTGCCCTAGGTGGCGGGCCTACGCTTACCGGTATTATAAGTCAGGCACTGGTTCCTTCTCTTGGTGAAACAGAAGCATTGCGACAAGCGCTTATTTACCTTGTGGTGCCTTATGGGCTCTCAATTGCGGTTTTCTTATGGACAAGTACCAAAATCGTAAAAGATTGGGAAATGGCAGAAGCCAGAGGCTTGTAG
- a CDS encoding alpha/beta hydrolase — MSSTELSFHFAHANGFPAGSYNAMFSALPKNFNRLHVERFGHDPQLPVNGNWRNQVHELIKHVRKENTDSRGVFGVGHSFGAVITYMAACEAPELFRGIILLDPPLVVGPLSYFFRFAKYTPLINKLTPAKLAQTRNTSWPSNTDMETYFHSKALFRDMDKRCVRDYVKSVTALKGDDISLTFRADVEAALFRNVPHNLGKYRGKLQCPAVLATGSKSNVCKPEMYSRLMKHNAIDHVVLEGGHMFPLEHPEQVAAFIERTITRWNT, encoded by the coding sequence GTGTCTTCGACAGAGTTGAGTTTTCATTTTGCTCATGCAAACGGATTTCCCGCTGGCAGTTACAATGCGATGTTTTCGGCGTTGCCTAAGAACTTCAATCGTTTACACGTTGAGCGTTTCGGCCACGACCCTCAGCTTCCCGTGAATGGCAATTGGCGAAATCAAGTTCACGAGCTTATTAAGCATGTAAGAAAAGAGAATACGGACTCACGCGGTGTATTTGGCGTGGGGCATTCATTTGGTGCGGTTATCACCTATATGGCCGCATGCGAGGCGCCAGAACTGTTTCGAGGCATCATTTTACTCGACCCGCCGCTGGTGGTTGGCCCGCTAAGCTACTTTTTCAGGTTTGCTAAGTATACGCCGTTAATCAATAAACTAACCCCGGCGAAGCTCGCGCAAACACGCAATACTAGTTGGCCGAGTAATACCGATATGGAAACATACTTTCATAGCAAAGCCTTGTTTAGAGATATGGACAAACGCTGCGTACGAGACTACGTAAAGTCGGTGACTGCGTTAAAAGGAGACGATATATCGCTGACATTTCGTGCTGACGTTGAAGCTGCGTTGTTTCGAAACGTACCTCATAATTTGGGAAAATATAGAGGGAAACTACAATGTCCGGCAGTGCTCGCAACGGGAAGTAAAAGTAATGTATGTAAGCCAGAAATGTATTCTCGCCTAATGAAGCATAACGCTATTGATCATGTTGTGCTTGAAGGGGGGCATATGTTTCCTTTAGAGCATCCAGAGCAAGTGGCAGCGTTTATAGAACGTACGATAACGAGGTGGAATACATAG
- the glgC gene encoding glucose-1-phosphate adenylyltransferase, translating to MADQSSRYISNLTRDTYALILAGGKGSRLHELTTWRAKPALYFGGKFRIIDFPLSNCVNSGIRRIGVVTQYKSHSLIRHLVRGWGHFKKELGESVEILPASQRFSDSWYEGTADAVFQNIDIIRDELPKYVMILSGDHIYRMDYGDMLAKHKESGAKMTVSCMSVPLEEAAGAFGVMSVDENYRINGFEEKPANPTPLPNDPTRCLASMGNYVFDTEFLFEQLRVDSENMGSQRDFGKDIIPSIIADHPVYAYPFEQSGGDNAYWRDVGTIDSFWEANMEMVAPVPQLNLYDRKWPIWTYQEQLPPAKFVWEDHDRRGEAINSVVSGGCIISGSTLRSSICFSNVRVHSYGLIEDAVILPDVEIKRHCKLKRVIIDRGCVIPEGTTIGYDLEQDKARGFRVSEKGVVLVTREMLGQPVGGLSQAPNISITL from the coding sequence ATGGCAGATCAAAGTTCTCGTTACATCAGTAACCTTACTCGCGATACTTATGCGCTCATTCTTGCGGGTGGAAAAGGTTCTAGATTACACGAACTCACTACTTGGCGAGCTAAACCGGCACTTTATTTTGGCGGTAAATTTAGAATTATCGACTTCCCGCTATCAAATTGCGTGAATTCTGGTATTCGACGAATAGGCGTGGTCACCCAATACAAATCGCACTCTCTCATCCGTCACCTTGTAAGGGGCTGGGGCCACTTTAAGAAGGAGCTCGGCGAATCTGTTGAAATTCTTCCGGCTTCTCAACGCTTTTCAGACAGTTGGTATGAAGGCACCGCTGACGCCGTTTTCCAAAACATAGATATCATCCGAGATGAGCTGCCGAAATATGTCATGATCTTGTCGGGCGATCATATTTACCGAATGGACTACGGCGATATGCTAGCCAAGCACAAAGAATCAGGTGCCAAGATGACCGTTTCCTGCATGTCAGTACCTTTAGAAGAAGCAGCAGGTGCATTCGGCGTGATGTCAGTAGACGAGAACTACCGTATTAATGGTTTTGAAGAAAAACCTGCAAACCCCACTCCCCTTCCAAATGATCCCACTCGCTGTCTAGCGTCTATGGGCAACTATGTTTTCGATACCGAATTTCTTTTCGAACAGCTACGGGTTGACTCTGAAAACATGGGGTCTCAGCGCGATTTTGGTAAGGACATTATTCCATCTATTATTGCAGACCACCCCGTCTACGCTTACCCGTTTGAACAAAGTGGTGGCGATAACGCCTACTGGCGTGACGTCGGCACAATTGATTCCTTTTGGGAAGCGAATATGGAAATGGTTGCGCCAGTTCCACAGCTTAATTTGTATGATAGAAAATGGCCCATTTGGACATACCAAGAACAATTACCACCGGCCAAGTTTGTATGGGAAGACCACGACAGACGTGGCGAGGCAATTAACTCTGTCGTTTCAGGGGGCTGTATTATTTCAGGCTCAACGCTTCGCTCGTCTATTTGTTTTTCTAACGTACGTGTGCATTCTTACGGTTTAATTGAAGACGCGGTCATCCTTCCCGATGTAGAAATAAAACGCCACTGCAAATTGAAGAGAGTCATTATTGATCGCGGCTGCGTTATCCCGGAAGGCACAACAATTGGTTACGACCTAGAGCAAGATAAAGCGCGAGGGTTCCGCGTTTCAGAGAAAGGTGTAGTGTTGGTAACCAGAGAAATGTTAGGCCAGCCGGTTGGCGGTTTAAGCCAAGCCCCAAACATCAGCATAACCCTCTAA